CTTTCCTGCCCAGGGCGATGCCGCGCAGGGCGCGTTCTGCTGCATTGTTTGAGAGGCAGATCCGGCCGTCAGTGAGGAATCGTGTGAATGTATCGGCACGTCTGAGAAAATAGTTCATGGCGTGGGCAACGGGATTTTTGGTCGACATGCGCCGGCAACACTCCCGCATCCAGTCGAACAGATCGTCGACCAGAGGGGCTATGTCTGTTTGACGGACTGCCAGCCGATGTTCTGGGGGCGTACCGTTGATGGTGCGCTCGGCTTGGAATATGGCGTCGATCCTGCCTACTGCCTCTATGGCGAGGGGCGCCTTGTCCCTCTCGGCGATTTTGAACAGCCCTCTGCGTCCGTGGGCCCAGCATCCGGCGGAGACAACCGGCGCGGGTTGGCGTCCCGGTTTCGCCAGAGTATTATAACCCGCATAGGCGTCTGACTGCAGAATGCCGGTCCAGCCGGTGAGATGGTCCGTGGGATGTTCGCCCTTGCGGTCCCGGGAATACCGGAACCAGACGGCTGGCGGTGCTGGCCCACCAAATGGACCATCATCACGCACATAATTCCACAATCGTCCGGTGACTGTCCGGCCTTTCGCCAGAACCGGCACGGTGGTGTCGTCCGCGTGCAGGCGTTGTGCCGCCAGCACATGCGCCCGGATCAGCGTAGTCAGGGGGGCCAGCGTCGCGGTGCAGGCTCCCACCCAGTCAGCCAGCGTTGATGTGTCGAGATCGATCCCTTCGCGGGCAAAGGCATCGCTCTGGCGGTTCAGAGGCAGATGCTGCAGGAACTTGTCGCACAGGATGGTCGACAGCAGCCATGGGCCGGCGCGTCCGCGCGCGATCGGATGGAAGGGGGCGGGTGGCTGGGTGATGCTCTCGCAGTCCCGGCAGGTGAACTTCTCCCGCACCGTCTGTATGACCTTATGTGGACGGCCGGTTCGATGCAATGGATCACATTTGTTATCTCTCTGCGTTTCCCTAAATCTTGTTTTCTCGGTGGAATGCATCGCTGCTCGCAGGATGCGGGGATCCGGTCAGGTGCGCCCTTATGTCCGGCCTATTTGTGCGACGTTCTTCGCTGGCCATTATGGGTGTGCGCTTGCGTGTCAGGCACCAATCTTGAAAACGTGCTCGATGGCACATGTCATACAACGGTATCGCCTGAACTGTTCCTGAATTACAGTCTTCCCATCACGCTGGTCAGTGCATTCTGCCGGATCTACCGGGGCGAACCCCGGCATCCATCGTCTTGGCAGCGCATGTCAGATTACAGCGACATTGCGGCCGGCCGGACGATAGATCTCTTTGCGCGACAGCAGAGCCCAGACGATCCGGGCCAGTTTGTTGGCAAGTGCGACGGTTGCAAGACGTGTTGGGCGACGCTCCAGAAGCTTGCAAAGCCATGCCCCTGCGGCGCCTGTCCATTTCTGCGCGCGGAAGGACATGGATGTCGCCCCCAGAACGAGCAGCTTCCTTATTTCCCGGTTGCCCGTTTTCGTAATCCTGCCCAGCCGGACCTTTCCGCCGGACGAGTGCTGGCGCGGCACAAGTCCAAGCCAGGCCGCGAAGTGCCGCGCACTTTCGAAAGTGTCGATATCCGTGACAGATGCCACGATCAAGGACGCGGTCATCGGGCCGATGCCGGGTATTGTCAAAAGACGACGGGCATCTTCGTCCTGCCTGGCGTGCGCCTGGATTCGCCTTTCCAGGCATCCGATGCTTTCACTCAACTTTCCATATTGTTCGAAGAGCAAAATGACGGTCTGCTTCATGACGTCGGGCAAACCGGGTGATGTCTCGATTTTCGCCAGAAGATCGGGCAGGCGACTGTTTCCCAACGGCACGATCAAGCCGAATTCCGCTGCGAGCGCGCGCAACGCATTGACCAGCATCGTCTGCTGTTTGACCAATAGTGTGCGCGTTGAGTGTAACGAGAGCAGACTTTGCTGTTCTTCGTTTTTGATCGGGACGAAGCGCGTGTCGGGATGGAGTGCCGCAAGACAGATGGCTGCGGCGTCAACAGCGTCGTTTTTCTTGCCACGTTTGACGAACGGCTTGACCATGTCCGGCGGAATAAGTTTCACGTCATGACCCGCATCGCGGATGACGCGCGCCCAATGATGCGATGTGCCGCAAGCTTCGAGCACGACCTGACACCGCTCGAGTTTCCCGAAGAATGAGGCAACCTCGCTGCGCCCGAGCTTTCGCTTGAGAAGACATTTTCCGTTTGCATCTGTGCCGTGCGCCTGAAAAACGGACTTGGCGATATCCAGGCCGATCATGGTAATTTTCATCCGGGCGGTCTCCTCTGAATGGTCATTCCGACCCCAGCATGGCACATTGATGCCGCATGGGGGCCGTCCACCCCATCTTGAACTGGCGCGGGATCACCTCCAGCGTCTCGGTGACGCTCTCCCCCAGTTTGCTCAGACGATCGCTGCCACAGCACGGACACTGTGTCGGTGCGGGGATGACGACCCGCTCGCGCGGCAGATCGGCACGCAGGGGCTGGCGCCCCCGGTTGCTCCTGGGTGCTGTCGCGCGGACGGCGGGATCCGCCGCATTTTCGGGCGCGTCCTCGGCGAGTGTCGTCTCCAGCTCTTCCAGTTCGAGTTCGAGCTGGGCCAGCAGGCGGCGCCCCCGCTCCGACGAGGCGCCGAAACGGTCCTGGCGCATCCGCGCGATAAGATGTTTGAGATGGGCAATCTGCGCTTCGGCGCTGGCCGCGCGCGATTCTGCATCAGTGGCCCGGAGTTCGGCGACCTGGGCACGCGCCTCGGCAGCGGCAAGTGCTGCGCGCAAGGCGATGATGTCGTCCGTATCTCCCGTCATGAAGGCAGTTGATCACATGGGCGCTCAAAAGGGTACCAGTATATGCTGACCTGGCGCAGTTTTTATTATCCCGCCAGTTCAGGTCTCCATGTTTTCTGCGGATTGCGCCAGTCCACACCCTCCAGCAGACAAGTCAATTGTGACGGGGAGAGATGGATCGCTCCGTCCTTTGCCGAAGGCCACAGGAAATGCCCGCGCTCGATCCGCTTCGCATATAAGGAAAGGCCGATCCCATCGTGCCAGATCAGTTTCACCAGGTCGCCGCGTCGGCCCCTCACATGAGGAGTTTCACGTCAATGGCCACTTTCACTGCGAGATCATTTTTTCTTCTCCGTGTTTTGGATCCATGGTCTGAGCCTGTTTAACGACTACCGGCGCGATGCCGCACCTGTAGAACCTCACATCCGGTCGCCGCTCGCGCGCGGCAGCACCACTATCCCGCATTCGGGGCAAAGGCTCAGGAGAACGGGACCATTCTGAAAGGTCGGCATTGCAAGCCATGGGGCCGATCGGTCCGTTCACCTGGATCCACAGGACTGATCAGGTCCTGGGGATGGGGTTTATGTCTGTGGTGTTTCCATCAGCGGGACGCCGGATGCGCGCCATCGATAACGACACCACTCGTGACATATTTCCAGAGCGCAACAAGAAGCTTGCGGGCCAGGGCAACGATCGCCGTTTTGCGGCTCCGGTTACTTCTTGCGCCCACGTGTTCATGGAACCACTGCGCCAGCGCGGTGTCAGGCTGGTAGCGGAGCCACAGCCAGGCAAGCTGGATCATGGCCGTGCGCAGGCGCGGATTACCGGATTTCGAGACGCCTTGTTCACGGTCGATCGATCCGCTTTTCCACGGCGAAGGCGCCAGACCGGCATAAGCCGCGACCTGCCGCCTGTTGTCGAAATGCCGGAACAGTCCTTCCTGCGTCAGAACGGTGGCAAACTCGGCGCCAATCCCTCTGAGACCCTGCAACAGGACAACTGGCGAACATTGATTGTTGTCATTCACTTTTGCCAATTCGTCCCGTTCGCTCTCAACCATTTTAATCTGTTCCATGAGAAGTTCGATGCGGTCCAGTTCTCGTCCGATCTGCGCCTTGAGATGCTTCGGCAAGGGATGACCATCGCCCGTTCGCAACTCGTCGAGACAGGCACGCCGATCCCGTCGCAGCGGCCGGTAACCTCGAATGC
This portion of the Komagataeibacter sp. FNDCF1 genome encodes:
- a CDS encoding IS110 family transposase, encoding MKITMIGLDIAKSVFQAHGTDANGKCLLKRKLGRSEVASFFGKLERCQVVLEACGTSHHWARVIRDAGHDVKLIPPDMVKPFVKRGKKNDAVDAAAICLAALHPDTRFVPIKNEEQQSLLSLHSTRTLLVKQQTMLVNALRALAAEFGLIVPLGNSRLPDLLAKIETSPGLPDVMKQTVILLFEQYGKLSESIGCLERRIQAHARQDEDARRLLTIPGIGPMTASLIVASVTDIDTFESARHFAAWLGLVPRQHSSGGKVRLGRITKTGNREIRKLLVLGATSMSFRAQKWTGAAGAWLCKLLERRPTRLATVALANKLARIVWALLSRKEIYRPAGRNVAVI
- a CDS encoding IS66 family transposase zinc-finger binding domain-containing protein, which translates into the protein MTGDTDDIIALRAALAAAEARAQVAELRATDAESRAASAEAQIAHLKHLIARMRQDRFGASSERGRRLLAQLELELEELETTLAEDAPENAADPAVRATAPRSNRGRQPLRADLPRERVVIPAPTQCPCCGSDRLSKLGESVTETLEVIPRQFKMGWTAPMRHQCAMLGSE
- the tnpB gene encoding IS66 family insertion sequence element accessory protein TnpB (TnpB, as the term is used for proteins encoded by IS66 family insertion elements, is considered an accessory protein, since TnpC, encoded by a neighboring gene, is a DDE family transposase.), which encodes MRGRRGDLVKLIWHDGIGLSLYAKRIERGHFLWPSAKDGAIHLSPSQLTCLLEGVDWRNPQKTWRPELAG
- a CDS encoding IS110 family transposase, with protein sequence MLEASDHPTTPVAIRVDLGAIFVSLELGKSSWLVTSLSPGSEKMSRHSVQGGDIAGLFGCFTSLRDKARAREGRLFPLVVIQEAGLDGFWIDRALKQEDWIESHVVDAASIAVPRKHRRAKTDRIDGEMLVRTLLAFKRGEARVCSMVRPPSREEEDRRRLSRERKVLVGERTRHINRVQGLLLSQGIRGYRPLRRDRRACLDELRTGDGHPLPKHLKAQIGRELDRIELLMEQIKMVESERDELAKVNDNNQCSPVVLLQGLRGIGAEFATVLTQEGLFRHFDNRRQVAAYAGLAPSPWKSGSIDREQGVSKSGNPRLRTAMIQLAWLWLRYQPDTALAQWFHEHVGARSNRSRKTAIVALARKLLVALWKYVTSGVVIDGAHPASR